The Cinclus cinclus chromosome 3, bCinCin1.1, whole genome shotgun sequence genome has a window encoding:
- the CFAP36 gene encoding cilia- and flagella-associated protein 36, with protein sequence MAAEEEEDVEWVVDTIAGFLRGPAWSIPILEFMEHNCEVFDDEEESKLSYTEIYQEYQALVERLLEDYLKEVGINEEKFQEAFSSPLAKTHTSQAILQTVLAAEDFRLFKKMMVQKNIEMQLQAIRIIKERNGVLPECLTEGSDVFTEIEQEEMKMLREVLRKSKEEYEIEQERKRTEEARAKLKAPDVTHNFPGDSRDSVKESTEGAEDSEETPKCALEGSHKSTKEDPKRVCPVQKGAENLPQPSCTKGKEDTKKRSAGKGSENTVQKAGVKGPNLSETEKQQLKQREDYLKKKRDLLLATKKESKNNISATPNTDQKEEKSPPKEEMPEEKQRLLQKRKMLAEKLKEEVINKR encoded by the exons ATGGCagccgaggaggaggaggacgtGGAGTGGGTGGTGGACACCATCGCTGGCTTCTTGCGGGGGCCCGCCTGGTCCATCCCCATCCTGGAGTTCATGGAGCACAACTGTGAGG TTTTTGATGATGAAGAAGAAAGCAAGTTGTCTTACACAGAAATTTATCAGGAGTACCAAGCTCTG GTGGAGAGATTACTAGAGGACTACCTTAAAGAAGTTGGAATTAATGAGGAGAAATTTCAAGaggctttttcttctcctcttgcAAAGACCCACACCTCCCAG GCCATTCTGCAGACGGTGTTGGCAGCAGAAGATTTtagactatttaaaaaaatgatggtacagaaaaatattgaaatgcaACTGCAAGCAATTCGAATcatcaaagaaagaaatg GTGTATTGCCTGAGTGTTTGACAGAGGGTTCTGATGTATTCACTGAAATTGaacaggaagaaatgaaaatgctcAGGGAGGTTCTAAG AAAATCTAAGGAAGAGTATGAAATAGAGCAAGAGCGAAAGAGGACTGAAGAA GCACGTGCTAAACTCAAAGCTCCAGATGTTACCCACAATTTTCCAGGAGATTCAAGAGATAGTGTTAAAGAGTCcactgagggagctgaggaTTCTGAAGAAACTCCAAAATGCGCATTAG AGGGATCTCATAAATCTACAAAAGAAGACCCCAAACGAGTTTGCCCAGTACAAAAAGGAGCTGAAAACTTACCCCAGCCCTCTTGTACCAAGGGGAAAGAAGACACTAAGAAAAGGTCTGCTGGGAAAGGTTCAGAGAACACAGTGCAAAAAGCTGGGGTGAAAGGACCT aatttatcagaaactgaaaagcagcagctgaagcaaCGTGAGGATTACCTAAAGAAAAAACGGGATCTGCTGCTGGCTACAAAGAAAGAGTCAAAAAATAATATATCAGCAACACCAAACACTGACCAGAAAGAGGAGAAATCCCCTCCGAAAGAG GAAATGCCagaagagaagcaaaggctgctccagaagaggaagatgcTAGCAGAAAAGCTAAAAGAAGAAGTAATTAATAAGCGGTAG
- the PPP4R3B gene encoding serine/threonine-protein phosphatase 4 regulatory subunit 3B isoform X3 — MSDTRRRVKVYTLNEDRQWDDRGTGHVSSSYVERLKGMSLLVRAESDGSLLLESKINPNTAYQKQQDTLIVWSEAENYDLALSFQEKAGCDEIWEKICQVQGKDPSVEVTQDLIESEEEHIEEMPETSPLIDLPICELNKLEEIADLVTSVLSSPIRREKLALALENEGYIKKLLQLFQVCENLENTEGLHHLYEIIRGILFLNKATLFEVMFSDECIMDVVGCLEYDPSLAQPKRHREFLTKTAKFKEVIPITDSELRQKIHQTYRVQYIQDIILPTPSVFEENFLSTLTSFIFFNKVEIVSMLQEDEKFLSEVFAQLTDEATDDDKRCELVNFFKEFCAFSQTLQPQNRDAFFKTLAKLGILPALEIVMGMDDLQVRSAATDIFSYLVEFSPSMVREFVMQEAQQSDDDILLINVVIEQMICDTDPELGGAVQLMGLLRTLIDPENMLATANKTEKSEFLNFFYNHCMHVLTAPLLANTSEDKCEKDAVVGSTKSNTICPGALRFMRRIIGLKDEFYNRYITKGNLFEPVINALLDNGTRYNLLNSAVIELFEFIRVEDIKSLIAHIVENFYNALESIEYVQTFKGLKTKYEQEKDRQSQKLNSVPSILRSNRFRRDARALEEDEEMWFNEDEEEEGEAVVPPVEKSKQEDDFPDSYEKFMETKKAKESEDKENLPKRTSAGGFKFTFSHSASAANGANGANSKSVAAQTSPASSNGSSSRNVALSPAVPAPKGSLVGLVDYPDDEDDDEEEETSPRKRPRLGS, encoded by the exons ATGTCGGACACCCGCCGGCGGGTGAAGGTCTACACGCTCAACGAGGATCGGCAATGGGACGACAGGGGCACCGGGCACGTCTCTTCCAGCTACGTGGAGCGGCTGAAGGGGATGTCGCTGCTGGTGCGCGCCGAGTCGGACG GTTCGCTACTGTTAGAATCGAAGATAAATCCTAATACTGCATATCAAAAGCAGCAG GACACCCTGATTGTTTGGTCAGAAGCAGAGAACTATGATTTAGCACTGAGTTTTCAAGAAAAAGCTGGCTGTgatgaaatttgggaaaaaatctgCCAG GTTCAGGGTAAGGATCCTTCAGTGGAAGTCACGCAAGACCTTATCGAATCAGAAGAGGAGCACATAGAGGAAATGCCTGAAACCAGTCCTCTGATTGACCTTCCTATTTGTGAACTCAACAAACTTGAAGAGATTGCTGACCTAGTTACCTCTGTTCTTTCCTCACCCATCCGTAGGGAAAAACTGGCGCTGGCCTTGGAGAATGAAGGCTACATTAAAAaactgctgcagcttttccaagtCTGCGAGAATTTAGAGAACACCGAAGGCTTGCATCATTTGTATGAAATTATTAGAGGGATTTTGTTCCTCAACAAAGCAACTCTGTTTGAGGTGATGTTCTCTGACGAATGTATTATGGATGTGGTTGGGTGCCTCGAGTATGATCCTTCTTTGGCTCAGCCAAAACGGCACAGGGAGTTCTTGaccaaaacagcaaaatttaaGGAGGTTATTCCTATTACAGACTCTGAACTCAGGCAAAAAATCCACCAGACTTACAGGGTACAGTATATTCAGGACATCATCTTGCCGACACCATCTGTTTTTgaagagaattttctttctaccctcacttcctttattttcttcaacaAAGTTGAGATTGTCAGTATGTTGCAG GAAGACGAGAAGTTTTTATCAGAAGTTTTTGCACAATTGACAGATGAAGCTACAGACGACGACAAACGGTGTGAACTG GTGAACTTCTTCAAGGAATTCTGCGCCTTTTCTCAGACATTACAACCTCAGAATAGAGATGCGTTTTTCAAAACTTTGGCAAAGCTGGGAATTCTTCCAGCTCTTGAAATTGTAATG GGAATGGATGATCTGCAAGTTAGATCTGCTGCTACAGATATATTTTCTTATCTAGTAGAATTTAGCCCATCCATGGTCCGAGAATTTGTGATGCAAGAGGCCCAGCAGAGTGATGAT GACATCCTCCTCATCAATGTGGTCATTGAGCAGATGATCTGTGACACGGATCCAGAGCTCGGGGGAGCTGTTCAGCTCATGGGGCTGCTGAGAACTCTGATTGACCCAGAGAATATGCTGGCCACAGCCAAT aaaacagaaaagagcgAATTTCTCAATTTCTTCTACAATCATTGTATGCATGTTCTCACTGCGCCGCTTCTGGCCAATACATCAGAAGATAAATGTGAAAAAG aTGCAGTAGTTGGATCCACTAAGAGTAATACAATTTGTCCTG GTGCTCTTCGCTTTATGAGGAGGATCATTGGCCTGAAGGATGAGTTTTATAACCGTTACATCACCAAAGGAAACCTCTTTGAGCCAGTTATCAATGCCCTGCTGGACAATGGCACTCGGTACAACCTGCTCAATTCTGCTGTGATTGAGCTCTTCGAGTTCATCAGAGTG gAAGATATTAAGTCCCTTATTGCACACATAGTTGAAAACTTCTACAATGCACTTGAATCTATTGAGTATGTTCAAACATTCAAGGGACTGAAGACAAAATATGAGCAGGAAAAGGACCGACAAAGCCAGAAGCTGAACAG TGTCCCATCCATATTGCGTAGCAATAGATTCCGCAGGGATGCCAGGGCCTTGGAGGAGGATGAAGAAATGTGGTTCAATGaagatgaagaggaagaaggcGAAGCTGTTGTTCCTCCAGTTGAGAAGTCAAAACAGGAGGATGACTTTCCAGATAGCTATGAGAAATTTATGGAAACTAAAAAAG CTAAGGAGAGTGAAGACAAAGAGAATCTTCCAAAAAGGACTTCAGCTGGGGGATTCAAATTCACTTTTTCCCACTCAGCCAGCGCAGCCAACGGTGCGAATGGTGCAAACAGCAAATCTGTGGCAGCTCAGACATCACCAGCGAGCTCCAATGGCTCCTCCTCCAGGAACGTGGCCCTGAGCCCAGCGGTGCCAGCTCCCAAG GGGAGTCTAGTTGGGCTAGTGGATTATCctgatgatgaagatgatgatgaagaggaggagacATCGCCAAGGAAAAGACCTCGTCTGGGTTCATAA
- the PPP4R3B gene encoding serine/threonine-protein phosphatase 4 regulatory subunit 3B isoform X2, translating to MSDTRRRVKVYTLNEDRQWDDRGTGHVSSSYVERLKGMSLLVRAESDGSLLLESKINPNTAYQKQQDTLIVWSEAENYDLALSFQEKAGCDEIWEKICQVQGKDPSVEVTQDLIESEEEHIEEMPETSPLIDLPICELNKLEEIADLVTSVLSSPIRREKLALALENEGYIKKLLQLFQVCENLENTEGLHHLYEIIRGILFLNKATLFEVMFSDECIMDVVGCLEYDPSLAQPKRHREFLTKTAKFKEVIPITDSELRQKIHQTYRVQYIQDIILPTPSVFEENFLSTLTSFIFFNKVEIVSMLQEDEKFLSEVFAQLTDEATDDDKRCELVNFFKEFCAFSQTLQPQNRDAFFKTLAKLGILPALEIVMGMDDLQVRSAATDIFSYLVEFSPSMVREFVMQEAQQSDDDILLINVVIEQMICDTDPELGGAVQLMGLLRTLIDPENMLATANKTEKSEFLNFFYNHCMHVLTAPLLANTSEDKCEKDAVVGSTKSNTICPDNYQTAQLLALILELLTFCVEHHTYHIKNYIMNKDLLRRVLVLMNSKHTFLALCALRFMRRIIGLKDEFYNRYITKGNLFEPVINALLDNGTRYNLLNSAVIELFEFIRVEDIKSLIAHIVENFYNALESIEYVQTFKGLKTKYEQEKDRQSQKLNSVPSILRSNRFRRDARALEEDEEMWFNEDEEEEGEAVVPPVEKSKQEDDFPDSYEKFMETKKASAANGANGANSKSVAAQTSPASSNGSSSRNVALSPAVPAPKGSLVGLVDYPDDEDDDEEEETSPRKRPRLGS from the exons ATGTCGGACACCCGCCGGCGGGTGAAGGTCTACACGCTCAACGAGGATCGGCAATGGGACGACAGGGGCACCGGGCACGTCTCTTCCAGCTACGTGGAGCGGCTGAAGGGGATGTCGCTGCTGGTGCGCGCCGAGTCGGACG GTTCGCTACTGTTAGAATCGAAGATAAATCCTAATACTGCATATCAAAAGCAGCAG GACACCCTGATTGTTTGGTCAGAAGCAGAGAACTATGATTTAGCACTGAGTTTTCAAGAAAAAGCTGGCTGTgatgaaatttgggaaaaaatctgCCAG GTTCAGGGTAAGGATCCTTCAGTGGAAGTCACGCAAGACCTTATCGAATCAGAAGAGGAGCACATAGAGGAAATGCCTGAAACCAGTCCTCTGATTGACCTTCCTATTTGTGAACTCAACAAACTTGAAGAGATTGCTGACCTAGTTACCTCTGTTCTTTCCTCACCCATCCGTAGGGAAAAACTGGCGCTGGCCTTGGAGAATGAAGGCTACATTAAAAaactgctgcagcttttccaagtCTGCGAGAATTTAGAGAACACCGAAGGCTTGCATCATTTGTATGAAATTATTAGAGGGATTTTGTTCCTCAACAAAGCAACTCTGTTTGAGGTGATGTTCTCTGACGAATGTATTATGGATGTGGTTGGGTGCCTCGAGTATGATCCTTCTTTGGCTCAGCCAAAACGGCACAGGGAGTTCTTGaccaaaacagcaaaatttaaGGAGGTTATTCCTATTACAGACTCTGAACTCAGGCAAAAAATCCACCAGACTTACAGGGTACAGTATATTCAGGACATCATCTTGCCGACACCATCTGTTTTTgaagagaattttctttctaccctcacttcctttattttcttcaacaAAGTTGAGATTGTCAGTATGTTGCAG GAAGACGAGAAGTTTTTATCAGAAGTTTTTGCACAATTGACAGATGAAGCTACAGACGACGACAAACGGTGTGAACTG GTGAACTTCTTCAAGGAATTCTGCGCCTTTTCTCAGACATTACAACCTCAGAATAGAGATGCGTTTTTCAAAACTTTGGCAAAGCTGGGAATTCTTCCAGCTCTTGAAATTGTAATG GGAATGGATGATCTGCAAGTTAGATCTGCTGCTACAGATATATTTTCTTATCTAGTAGAATTTAGCCCATCCATGGTCCGAGAATTTGTGATGCAAGAGGCCCAGCAGAGTGATGAT GACATCCTCCTCATCAATGTGGTCATTGAGCAGATGATCTGTGACACGGATCCAGAGCTCGGGGGAGCTGTTCAGCTCATGGGGCTGCTGAGAACTCTGATTGACCCAGAGAATATGCTGGCCACAGCCAAT aaaacagaaaagagcgAATTTCTCAATTTCTTCTACAATCATTGTATGCATGTTCTCACTGCGCCGCTTCTGGCCAATACATCAGAAGATAAATGTGAAAAAG aTGCAGTAGTTGGATCCACTAAGAGTAATACAATTTGTCCTG ataATTACCAAACAGCACAACTACTTGCCTTAATTTTGGAGCTGCTTACGTTTTGTGTGGAACATCACACGTATCACATCAAGAATTACATTATGAACAAAGATTTGCTAAGAAGAGTACTGGTACTCATGAATTCAAAACACACCTTTCTGGCCTTAT GTGCTCTTCGCTTTATGAGGAGGATCATTGGCCTGAAGGATGAGTTTTATAACCGTTACATCACCAAAGGAAACCTCTTTGAGCCAGTTATCAATGCCCTGCTGGACAATGGCACTCGGTACAACCTGCTCAATTCTGCTGTGATTGAGCTCTTCGAGTTCATCAGAGTG gAAGATATTAAGTCCCTTATTGCACACATAGTTGAAAACTTCTACAATGCACTTGAATCTATTGAGTATGTTCAAACATTCAAGGGACTGAAGACAAAATATGAGCAGGAAAAGGACCGACAAAGCCAGAAGCTGAACAG TGTCCCATCCATATTGCGTAGCAATAGATTCCGCAGGGATGCCAGGGCCTTGGAGGAGGATGAAGAAATGTGGTTCAATGaagatgaagaggaagaaggcGAAGCTGTTGTTCCTCCAGTTGAGAAGTCAAAACAGGAGGATGACTTTCCAGATAGCTATGAGAAATTTATGGAAACTAAAAAAG CCAGCGCAGCCAACGGTGCGAATGGTGCAAACAGCAAATCTGTGGCAGCTCAGACATCACCAGCGAGCTCCAATGGCTCCTCCTCCAGGAACGTGGCCCTGAGCCCAGCGGTGCCAGCTCCCAAG GGGAGTCTAGTTGGGCTAGTGGATTATCctgatgatgaagatgatgatgaagaggaggagacATCGCCAAGGAAAAGACCTCGTCTGGGTTCATAA
- the PPP4R3B gene encoding serine/threonine-protein phosphatase 4 regulatory subunit 3B isoform X1, translated as MSDTRRRVKVYTLNEDRQWDDRGTGHVSSSYVERLKGMSLLVRAESDGSLLLESKINPNTAYQKQQDTLIVWSEAENYDLALSFQEKAGCDEIWEKICQVQGKDPSVEVTQDLIESEEEHIEEMPETSPLIDLPICELNKLEEIADLVTSVLSSPIRREKLALALENEGYIKKLLQLFQVCENLENTEGLHHLYEIIRGILFLNKATLFEVMFSDECIMDVVGCLEYDPSLAQPKRHREFLTKTAKFKEVIPITDSELRQKIHQTYRVQYIQDIILPTPSVFEENFLSTLTSFIFFNKVEIVSMLQEDEKFLSEVFAQLTDEATDDDKRCELVNFFKEFCAFSQTLQPQNRDAFFKTLAKLGILPALEIVMGMDDLQVRSAATDIFSYLVEFSPSMVREFVMQEAQQSDDDILLINVVIEQMICDTDPELGGAVQLMGLLRTLIDPENMLATANKTEKSEFLNFFYNHCMHVLTAPLLANTSEDKCEKDAVVGSTKSNTICPDNYQTAQLLALILELLTFCVEHHTYHIKNYIMNKDLLRRVLVLMNSKHTFLALCALRFMRRIIGLKDEFYNRYITKGNLFEPVINALLDNGTRYNLLNSAVIELFEFIRVEDIKSLIAHIVENFYNALESIEYVQTFKGLKTKYEQEKDRQSQKLNSVPSILRSNRFRRDARALEEDEEMWFNEDEEEEGEAVVPPVEKSKQEDDFPDSYEKFMETKKAKESEDKENLPKRTSAGGFKFTFSHSASAANGANGANSKSVAAQTSPASSNGSSSRNVALSPAVPAPKGSLVGLVDYPDDEDDDEEEETSPRKRPRLGS; from the exons ATGTCGGACACCCGCCGGCGGGTGAAGGTCTACACGCTCAACGAGGATCGGCAATGGGACGACAGGGGCACCGGGCACGTCTCTTCCAGCTACGTGGAGCGGCTGAAGGGGATGTCGCTGCTGGTGCGCGCCGAGTCGGACG GTTCGCTACTGTTAGAATCGAAGATAAATCCTAATACTGCATATCAAAAGCAGCAG GACACCCTGATTGTTTGGTCAGAAGCAGAGAACTATGATTTAGCACTGAGTTTTCAAGAAAAAGCTGGCTGTgatgaaatttgggaaaaaatctgCCAG GTTCAGGGTAAGGATCCTTCAGTGGAAGTCACGCAAGACCTTATCGAATCAGAAGAGGAGCACATAGAGGAAATGCCTGAAACCAGTCCTCTGATTGACCTTCCTATTTGTGAACTCAACAAACTTGAAGAGATTGCTGACCTAGTTACCTCTGTTCTTTCCTCACCCATCCGTAGGGAAAAACTGGCGCTGGCCTTGGAGAATGAAGGCTACATTAAAAaactgctgcagcttttccaagtCTGCGAGAATTTAGAGAACACCGAAGGCTTGCATCATTTGTATGAAATTATTAGAGGGATTTTGTTCCTCAACAAAGCAACTCTGTTTGAGGTGATGTTCTCTGACGAATGTATTATGGATGTGGTTGGGTGCCTCGAGTATGATCCTTCTTTGGCTCAGCCAAAACGGCACAGGGAGTTCTTGaccaaaacagcaaaatttaaGGAGGTTATTCCTATTACAGACTCTGAACTCAGGCAAAAAATCCACCAGACTTACAGGGTACAGTATATTCAGGACATCATCTTGCCGACACCATCTGTTTTTgaagagaattttctttctaccctcacttcctttattttcttcaacaAAGTTGAGATTGTCAGTATGTTGCAG GAAGACGAGAAGTTTTTATCAGAAGTTTTTGCACAATTGACAGATGAAGCTACAGACGACGACAAACGGTGTGAACTG GTGAACTTCTTCAAGGAATTCTGCGCCTTTTCTCAGACATTACAACCTCAGAATAGAGATGCGTTTTTCAAAACTTTGGCAAAGCTGGGAATTCTTCCAGCTCTTGAAATTGTAATG GGAATGGATGATCTGCAAGTTAGATCTGCTGCTACAGATATATTTTCTTATCTAGTAGAATTTAGCCCATCCATGGTCCGAGAATTTGTGATGCAAGAGGCCCAGCAGAGTGATGAT GACATCCTCCTCATCAATGTGGTCATTGAGCAGATGATCTGTGACACGGATCCAGAGCTCGGGGGAGCTGTTCAGCTCATGGGGCTGCTGAGAACTCTGATTGACCCAGAGAATATGCTGGCCACAGCCAAT aaaacagaaaagagcgAATTTCTCAATTTCTTCTACAATCATTGTATGCATGTTCTCACTGCGCCGCTTCTGGCCAATACATCAGAAGATAAATGTGAAAAAG aTGCAGTAGTTGGATCCACTAAGAGTAATACAATTTGTCCTG ataATTACCAAACAGCACAACTACTTGCCTTAATTTTGGAGCTGCTTACGTTTTGTGTGGAACATCACACGTATCACATCAAGAATTACATTATGAACAAAGATTTGCTAAGAAGAGTACTGGTACTCATGAATTCAAAACACACCTTTCTGGCCTTAT GTGCTCTTCGCTTTATGAGGAGGATCATTGGCCTGAAGGATGAGTTTTATAACCGTTACATCACCAAAGGAAACCTCTTTGAGCCAGTTATCAATGCCCTGCTGGACAATGGCACTCGGTACAACCTGCTCAATTCTGCTGTGATTGAGCTCTTCGAGTTCATCAGAGTG gAAGATATTAAGTCCCTTATTGCACACATAGTTGAAAACTTCTACAATGCACTTGAATCTATTGAGTATGTTCAAACATTCAAGGGACTGAAGACAAAATATGAGCAGGAAAAGGACCGACAAAGCCAGAAGCTGAACAG TGTCCCATCCATATTGCGTAGCAATAGATTCCGCAGGGATGCCAGGGCCTTGGAGGAGGATGAAGAAATGTGGTTCAATGaagatgaagaggaagaaggcGAAGCTGTTGTTCCTCCAGTTGAGAAGTCAAAACAGGAGGATGACTTTCCAGATAGCTATGAGAAATTTATGGAAACTAAAAAAG CTAAGGAGAGTGAAGACAAAGAGAATCTTCCAAAAAGGACTTCAGCTGGGGGATTCAAATTCACTTTTTCCCACTCAGCCAGCGCAGCCAACGGTGCGAATGGTGCAAACAGCAAATCTGTGGCAGCTCAGACATCACCAGCGAGCTCCAATGGCTCCTCCTCCAGGAACGTGGCCCTGAGCCCAGCGGTGCCAGCTCCCAAG GGGAGTCTAGTTGGGCTAGTGGATTATCctgatgatgaagatgatgatgaagaggaggagacATCGCCAAGGAAAAGACCTCGTCTGGGTTCATAA